In a genomic window of Bemisia tabaci chromosome 1, PGI_BMITA_v3:
- the LOC109035251 gene encoding lys-63-specific deubiquitinase BRCC36, with protein sequence MSLKEVYLTGDVFLNCLQLAFSNEKQEVMGLLIGELKPTDTDDKSVNALITHLFIPQRADRKRDRVETSPEQLIEASVEAEALSKKLQKPVTVCGWFHSHPHITVFPSHVDVKTQAAYQMMEKGFVGIICSIFNTDQHHKNRVKLTCFQSNYNNLKGDYESVDIPFHILPVPSISSHSFETMINMQKTLNLEEINDFSLCMAQLDNKDFLTRFQNHTALAHAFSRIAEVFSQPLFAALSLRLEHNQNTIARLKEQIEMAEKQNRKSLKRSK encoded by the exons ATGTCATTAAAGGAAGTTTATCTGACGGGTGATGTTTTTCTCAACTGTCTTCAACTTGCTTTCTCCAATGAGAAGCAAGAAGTTATGGGACTTCTCATCGGCGAG TTGAAGCCAACGGATACCGATGACAAATCAGTAAATGCCCTAATAACTCATCTATTCATTCCTCAAAGAGCTGATAGGAAACGTGATCGTGTTGAGACATCACCAGAGCAGTTAATAGAGGCATCAGTGGAGGCCGAGGCACTATCCAAGAAACTGCAGAAACCTGTGACTGTCTGCGGTTGGTTCCACTCTCACCCTCATATCACTGTTTTTCCATCACACGTCG ATGTGAAAACACAGGCTGCTTATCAAATGATGGAAAAAGGCTTCGTTGGCATCATATGTTCAATTTTCAACACTGATCAACATCAT AAAAATAGAGTCAAACTTACCTGTTTCCAGTCCaattataataatttaaaaggTGACTACGAATCCGTTGATATTCCATTCCACATCTTACCTGTTCCTTCAATTTCCAGTCATTCCTTTGAG actATGATAAATATGCAAAAAACTTTGAACCTAGAAGAAATCAATGATTTCTCACTTTGTATGGCTCAGCTAGACAACAAGGATTTTCTCACTAGATTTCAGAATCATACTG CTTTAGCCCATGCATTCAGTCGAATAGCTGAAGTTTTCAGTCAACCCCTGTTTGCAGCCTTATCTCTTAGATTAGAACACAATCAGAATACAATTGCAAGGTTGAAAGAACAGATAGAAATGGCAGAG AAGCAAAAcagaaaaagtctgaaaagGAGCAAGTAA